A stretch of Oreochromis aureus strain Israel breed Guangdong linkage group 11, ZZ_aureus, whole genome shotgun sequence DNA encodes these proteins:
- the im:7147486 gene encoding zinc finger protein Xfin, with protein MMLGLQGNAAKVYRCVACSATFTGLASLLVHQATHASSPSKVTSPPPTQPNISPHETPFASTDSSIEHLSSPTLLPDSPTPSFFICDCGEEFQDFGLMLEHKRSHISQIQLLQPLDSNIVLSSATDCNKDFPTQHVSFTPVTQSSLALTCPSTSKSPAVELPTLTAHKADVSLEDDIAIVTDPQGQGAPPENDSEEQLQNMSSTAEQIPETVEETNFEENTNSVRSCEKGENLPTNNILMKLLASAYMKHLPLPQSQDQNENTVIPKQEAVPVDITPGSKTEAPPINDLSIAQLRRLLAKPDIKTKAPSISKILESSKKRVVSLTKTLSPVVVLETRQKLMDPVGNGTYGKYQCGRCRRVFQNLDRLTEHHFLHKKERIKCCRRCKQLIIGRLPLPDNHVCPQFGNRALPPSSALKTKFPFAQKIVPFHSLNNAKKVFFCPMCKHSYARRWNLKTHKCQGPRSVLSRQINPSIQKMLALRPTNSVANDGVDEVSAASQNSKSIAVGTEVTGRIKVEVTSPNAEQSAASRLAWARPAQNFSPFSLKSPVMEQHKDNSVCSISLQQGEENNWDAEAANSDGSNEGQWTMPLDDETQVFSSAEKGVDDEAKNSFSVEHGLRYFVRDGVKRYPCNRCQKTYSRASTLRRHLRLCGFRPRGFGAIAQGGSQGLITLNANNIKPMFSCFVCGKTFNRKDNMMVHRKRCQFQRTMADVERGTVQTSLPGNGSAEPASQTQEDDGGNWGIMSLPSVLPRRVTCECGVGFTSPRLLLEHLQKHAQESYTCPTCGETVNSWADYEVHLQIHMHPHHQLLKGLQPQRSQPLLIRFQQQQPPPPPQQQQQQQQQQQQQQAQSVHPPPQKQSHSEPLPNPPKKQGRIVCTRCGNTFATRCSLRRHISWNRCKGARVTNQFASPPKSVHCSHCNADFPNTISLIFHQRSGACKPAIKPVRCPVCLRWFGTVESLQKHLLTHKQSESYRCDVCQGTYPNLKSLKNHRRRIHRIMAGDINPKTQEQLTS; from the coding sequence ATGATGCTTGGGCTACAGGGAAATGCTGCCAAAGTGTATCGCTGTGTGGCTTGTTCAGCCACCTTTACTGGATTGGCCTCATTGCTAGTACATCAGGCAACCCATGCCAGCTCACCCTCCAAGGTCACTTCCCCTCCTCCAACCCAGCCTAACATCAGCCCACATGAAACGCCGTTTGCAAGTACAGACTCATCCATCGAGCACCTAAGCTCGCCAACACTCTTGCCTGACAGCCCTACACCTTCTTTCTTTATTTGTGATTGTGGAGAGGAATTTCAGGACTTTGGTCTTATGCTGGAGCACAAACGTTCACATATATCTCAAATACAGCTGCTGCAGCCCCTGGATAGTAACATTGTTCTCTCTAGTGCAACAGATTGCAATAAGGATTTTCCAACCCAGCATGTATCATTCACTCCTGTAACCCAGTCAAGTTTGGCCCTTACTTGTCCCTCTACCTCGAAGTCCCCAGCTGTTGAATTACCTACTTTAACAGCCCATAAAGCAGATGTAAGCCTGGAGGACGATATTGCCATAGTAACCGATCCTCAAGGCCAGGGTGCACCCCCTGAAAATGATAGTGAGGAGCAACTTCAGAACATGTCATCCACTGCCGAGCAAATACCAGAGACTGTAGAGGAAACTAATTTTGAGGAGAACACAAATTCTGTCCGCAGCTGTGAAAAAGGAGAGAATTTGCCCACAAATAACATCCTTATGAAGCTGCTTGCATCAGCGTACATGAAACACTTACCCCTTCCTCAGAGTCAGGATCAGAACGAAAACACAGTTATCCCCAAGCAGGAAGCTGTACCTGTGGATATAACACCAGGATCAAAAACAGAAGCGCCGCCAATCAATGATCTGTCTATTGCACAGTTGAGGCGACTCCTCGCAAAACCCGATATAAAGACAAAGGCTCCATCCATTAGCAAAATTCTTGAGTCCAGTAAGAAGAGGGTTGTCTCCCTGACTAAGACTTTATCTCCTGTTGTAGTTCTCGAGACTCGTCAAAAGCTCATGGATCCTGTTGGTAATGGAACATACGGGAAATACCAGTGTGGCCGCTGTCGTAGGGTTTTTCAGAACCTGGACAGATTGACAGAGCATCATTTTTTACACAAAAAAGAGAGGATTAAGTGTTGTCGTCGATGCAAACAGCTGATCATTGGGAGACTTCCTTTGCCTGACAATCATGTGTGCCCTCAGTTCGGAAACAGGGCTCTACCGCCATCGAGCGCTTTAAAAACCAAGTTTCCATTTGCACAGAAAATAGTGCCGTTCCACAGTCTCAACAATGCGAAAAAGGTTTTCTTCTGTCCAATGTGCAAGCACAGCTATGCACGGAGGTGGAACCTCAAAacgcacaagtgccaaggtccAAGGTCAGTCCTCTCTAGGCAGATAAATCCCTCAATACAGAAGATGCTAGCACTGCGGCCCACTAACAGCGTTGCCAATGATGGTGTGGATGAAGTCAGTGCTGCATCCCAGAATTCCAAGAGCATTGCAGTGGGTACTGAAGTTACTGGCCGTATCAAGGTAGAGGTGACCTCTCCAAATGCAGAGCAGTCTGCAGCTTCACGGTTGGCCTGGGCTCGCCCAGCACAGAACTTCTCCCCGTTCTCCCTGAAATCTCCAGTGATGGAGCAGCACAAGGATAATTCTGTGTGTAGCATTTCACTCCAGCAAGGAGAAGAAAATAACTGGGATGCAGAAGCAGCCAATAGTGACGGTAGCAACGAAGGGCAGTGGACGATGCCCTTAGATGATGAAACACAGGTGTTCAGTTCTGCAGAGAAGGGTGTTGATGATGAAGCGAAGAACTCCTTTTCAGTTGAGCATGGTCTGCGCTATTTCGTCCGGGATGGAGTGAAACGATACCCATGCAACAGGTGTCAGAAAACCTACAGCCGTGCTTCAACTTTGAGGCGCCACCTGCGACTCTGTGGTTTCAGGCCACGCGGTTTTGGAGCTATAGCACAGGGTGGTAGTCAGGGTTTGATTACACTGAATGCCAATAATATCAAACcaatgttttcctgttttgtctGTGGGAAGACCTTCAATCGCAAAGATAACATGATGGTTCATAGAAAAAGATGTCAGTTTCAACGAACCATGGCAGATGTGGAAAGAGGGACTGTGCAGACGAGCTTGCCAGGCAATGGATCAGCAGAGCCAGCAAGTCAAACCCAGGAGGATGATGGAGGAAACTGGGGCATCATGTCACTGCCGTCCGTGCTTCCAAGGAGGGTAACGTGTGAGTGTGGGGTCGGATTTACGTCTCCGAGACTTCTCTTGGAGCATTTGCAGAAGCATGCTCAAGAGTCGTACACATGTCCAACTTGTGGAGAAACTGTTAATTCCTGGGCAGACTATGAAGTTCATTTGCAGATCCACATGCATCCTCATCACCAGTTACTGAAGGGACTACAGCCACAGCGATCACAACCACTGTTGATTCGATTTCAGCAGCAGCAACCTCCTCCGCcaccgcagcagcagcagcagcagcagcaacaacagcagcagcagcaggctcaGTCAGTGCACCCGCCTCCACAGAAGCAATCACACTCAGAGCCACTACCGAATCCACCAAAGAAGCAGGGGAGGATTGTGTGCACACGATGCGGGAACACTTTTGCAACTCGCTGTTCCCTCCGAAGGCACATATCATGGAATCGATGCAAAGGTGCACGGGTTACAAATCAATTTGCAAGCCCACCCAAAAGTGTGCACTGTTCCCACTGCAACGCTGACTTTCCGAACACCATCAGTCTGATTTTTCACCAGAGGAGCGGTGCCTGCAAGCCTGCCATCAAGCCTGTCCGCTGCCCTGTTTGCCTCCGCTGGTTTGGTACAGTGGAGAGTTTGCAGAAACACCTGCTGACTCACAAACAGTCTGAATCGTACCGATGCGACGTCTGCCAGGGTACGTACCCAAACCTGAAATCGCTCAAAAACCACCGCAGGAGGATTCATCGCATCATGGCTGGGGACATAAAtccaaaaacacaagaacagcTTACatcttaa
- the LOC116317996 gene encoding uncharacterized protein LOC116317996 yields the protein MPSLKMETGRQSALDYNLVTDLMNGGQFCFSCEQIFANRKCLEEHMCSSASFICSCGTEFTEYKHMQEHSTTHEPGQQVLDHETIRKRRIEKRIEEEEKLKRLQKGEVIWNMPKMTNAWTKASAPPVSLPVTPVLQVPSASVCVSQLCVQPAKISQVPELYPSMSQASLLPNPASPTTDIQNVFADVGAPTVDLWTLYQPVVLLQTVRKFNKKKPYACGKCGQCFFSKTLLISHHNFHVTDKISGCIGCGLLLSSKKIVPRYHVCNSPNNGSKFRLVTAKPLGNKTMNVTSGAKTLSALGLPTTSSLQVTNQNIGAPPPASILKIKSVPFINNQEVRVTPLLQFKNASKPNIGVSFPSKLQTQNPSLQLKMPTNSAGVSSASSGFPCRVCHISFETAQLLQRHKCVKAREFMAQHVRGGRQQYKKMMPAASPVPAQVNGKRKCIIPPSGNVKKSPILTVNLEKGPVNGNTGVDSDDDCYIVEGGPDKPAEMIYQVTSSVPIKT from the coding sequence ATGCCCAGTCTGAAGATGGAGACAGGAAGGCAAAGCGCCCTGGATTACAACTTGGTGACAGACCTGATGAATGGAGGGCAGTTTTGCTTCAGCTGTGAGCAGATATTTGCAAACAGGAAATGCCTGGAGGAGCATATGTGTTCATCCGCGAGTTTCATCTGCTCCTGCGGGACCGAGTTTACTGAGTACAAGCACATGCAGGAGCACAGCACTACGCACGAGCCGGGGCAACAAGTGCTGGATCACGAAACCATACGGAAGCGCAGGATAGAGAAGCGcatagaggaggaggagaaacttAAAAGGTTACAGAAGGGTGAGGTAATCTGGAATATGCCTAAAATGACCAATGCTTGGACAAAGGCCAGTGCACCCCCAGTTTCTTTGCCAGTGACACCTGTGCTGCAGGTACCCAGTGCGTCAGTGTGTGTGTCGCAGCTCTGCGTGCAGCCTGCAAAAATTTCACAAGTGCCTGAGTTGTACCCATCAATGTCACAAGCATCTTTGCTCCCAAACCCCGCATCCCCAACAACAGACATACAGAATgtgttcgcagatgttggcgCACCGACAGTGGATCTCTGGACACTTTATCAGCCAGTTGTGTTGCTGCAAACAGTGCGCAAGTTTAACAAGAAAAAGCCATATGCTTGTGGTAAGTGTGGGCAGTGTTTTTTCTCAAAGACCTTACTCATCTCCCACCACAACTTTCATGTTACTGACAAAATTTCGGGCTGCATAGGATGTGGGCTGCTGCTCTCCAGCAAAAAGATAGTGCCTCGCTACCATGTATGTAACTCACCAAACAACGGATCCAAATTCAGGCTAGTTACAGCAAAGCCACTTGGTAACAAGACTATGAACGTGACAAGTGGGGCAAAGACTCTGAGTGCCCTGGGCCTTCCGACTACTTCCTCTCTGCAGGTGACAAACCAGAATATTGGTGCACCTCCCCCCGCTTCCATTTTGAAAATTAAGAGTGTCCCTTTCATTAACAATCAGGAGGTACGTGTCACTCCATTATTGCAGTTTAAGAATGCATCCAAACCCAACATCGGTGTGTCCTTTCCATCAAAGCTTCAGACTCAAAATCCTAGTTTACAGTTAAAGATGCCCACAAACTCTGCAGGGGTGTCTTCTGCATCAAGTGGCTTCCCATGCCGAGTCTGTCATATTTCTTTTGAAACTGCTCAACTCCTTCAGAGGCACAAGTGTGTCAAAGCACGGGAGTTTATGGCCCAACACGTGCGAGGTGGCAGGCAGCAGTACAAAAAGATGATGCCAGCGGCAAGCCCAGTTCCTGCTCAGGTAAATGGCAAAAGGAAATGCATCATACCACCTTCTGGTAATGTGAAGAAGAGCCCAATCCTGACTGTAAACTTGGAAAAAGGGCCTGTCAATGGGAACACGGGAGTAGATAGCGATGATGACTGTTACATCGTTGAAGGCGGACCAGACAAACCTGCTGAGATGATTTACCAAGTAACATCATCTGTACCAATCAAGACTTGA